GCCGGCCAGGACGAGTACCGAGTGGGCGGCCCACAGTCCGGACGCGGCCAGCGCGAGGGCGGCGTACCCGAGGACGAGGCGGCGCTGCGGGGCCACCTTCCACGCGATGGCGCCGCAGGCGATGCCGGAGAGCATGTTGCCCGCCGCGAAGGTGCCGTACAGGACGCCATTGAGTCCGGGTTCGCCGATCGACTCGGTGAAGGCGGCCAGCGAGACCTGCATGCCGCCGAAGACGGAACCGATGCCGAGGAAGGTCACGATCAGCACGCGCACGCCGGGGACGCGCAGCGCGGAGGTGTGCTCCACGCGTGCGTGCCCGGCGACGGTGACCGAGGGCTGGGTGCTCTTCTGCGCGGCGAACAGCAGGCCGCCCAGCAGGGTGAGCGCGGCCTCCGTGACCAGGCCCGCGGCCGGGTCGACGGCGGTGCACAGGGCGGTGGCCAGCAGCGGGCCGACGACGAAGGTCAGCTCGTCCGTGACGGACTCGAAGGCCGCCGCGGTCGTCATCAGGGGCGAGCCCTGGAGCTTCACGCCCCAGCGGGCCCGCACCATGGGACCGATCTGCGGCACCGAGGCACCGGTCGGCACGGCCGCCACGAACAGCGCCCACAAGGGGGCGTGGTTCAGGGCGAGCGCCGTCAGGGTCAGGCCGGACAGCGTGTGCACCAGCACGCCGGGGACCAGCACGACGCGCTGCCCGTAGCGGTCGGCGAGGCGGCCGCTGTAGGGCGCGAACAGCGCCATGGAGACGCCGGTGACGGCCGCGGCGGCGCCCGCCGCGCCGTAGGAGCCGGTGGTGTGCTGCACGAGCAGCACGATGGAGATGGTCAGCATCGCGAACGGCTGGCGTGCCGCGAAGCCGGGCAGCAGGAACGTCCAGGCGCCGCGGGTGCGCAGCAGCTGTCCGTATCCCGGGCGGGAGGGAGCCGACGAGTCCTTCGACGGCTCGATGGTGACCGTGGACGCCACGGCCCGTGCCTTTCTGCCGCCTGGTAGCGCGACCCCGTCGGGTGGGGGGCGGCGCCGAGAGCTGTCCTGTCGCGCGGAACTGCGGTAGATACCGGCGCCCACTGAAGGAGGGGCATCCCGGCCGCCATACGGTCGCGCCAGCTCTGCGTCAGGCAGAGTTGGTTTGATCGGGGTTACGCCTGCATAGTACAGGGGACAGCGCCTGTTGCCCCTGTGAAAATGAGCACTGTCCGGTGCTTCACCTGCGATTGGGTCGCCTGGTTCCGGTCGCCCCGTTCGTTCCCAGCCACCCGGCCAGCTTGCCTCCGGCCCCCACGGCGCGCAGTCGGCGCTCCGCGGCGTCCCGGACCGGATCCGTGGCGACCACGAGCAGTTCGTCGCCGAGCCGCAGCACCGTCGTCGGCAGCGGGACGAACGATTTTCCGTCACGGACGACGAGGGTGACGGCGGCTCCGGCGGGCAGCCGCAGCTCGTTGACCTCGACGCCGTGCATCTTCGAGCCCTCGGGGATCGCGACGGACAGCAGATGTCCGCGCAGCCGCTCCAGCGGCGCCGACTCGATGCCGAGGTCGGCGGCCTCGGGGCCCTGCCCGAGGTGCAGCTTGCGGGCGAGCCAGGGCAGCGTCGGTCCCTGGAGCAGGGTGTAGACGACGACCAGGACGAAGACGATGTTGAAGATGCGGCGGCTGTCCTCGACGCCGCCCACCATGGGGATCGTCGCGAGGACGATGGGCACGGCGCCGCGCAGTCCCGCCCAGGACATCAGCGCCTGCTCCCGCCAGGGGACCCGGAACGGCACCAGACATGCCACGACGCTCAGCGGGCGCGCCACCATGGTCAGCACCAGCCCGATGGCCAGCGCGGGCAGGATGTCGTCGCCCAGCTCGTGCGGGGTGACCAGCAGGCCGAGCAGGACGAACATGCCGATCTGGGCGATCCAGCCGAGCCCGTCGGCGAACCCGCGGGTGGCGGGCCAGTGCGGCAGCCGTGCGTTGCCCATCACCATCGAGGCCAGGTACACCGCCAGGAAGCCGCTGCCGTGCACCGAGGCGCCCGCCGCGTACGCGGTGACGGCGATGGCCATGACGGCGATCGGGTAGAGGCCGGAGGCGGGCAGCGCCACGTGCCTGAGGCCCCAGGCGCCCAGCCAGCCCACCGCGATACCGATGGCCGCGCCGATGGCCAGCTCCAGGGTTATCTTGCCCAGCAGCGCGTACCAGTGCTCGATCGGGCCGGACTGGGAGAAGGCGACGACCAGGATGACCACGGGGGCGTCGTTGAAGCCGGACTCGGCCTCCAGGGTGCCCGTCACGCGCGAGGGGAGAGGGATCTTCCGCAGCACGGAGAAGACCGCGGCGGCGTCGGTCGAGGAGACCACCGCCCCGATGATGAGCGCCTGCCGCCACTCCAGCCCGACCAGGTAGTGCGCGGCCGTCGCCGTGACCCCGACGCTCACCGAGACCCCGACCAGGGCCAGCCCGGAGGCGGCCGGAAGCGCCGGCCTGATCTCCTTCCACTTCGTGCCGAGACCACCTTCGGCCAGGATCACGACCAGCGCCGCATACCCGATGACCTGCGTCAGCTCGGCATCGTCGAAGCGGATGCCGCCGATGCCGTCCTGGCCCATGAGCACGCCGATGCCCAGGTACACGAGCAGGCTGGGGAGCCCGCTGCGCGAGGAGATCCGGACCGCTGCGACGGCGACGAGCAGGACGAGCGAGCAGACGAGCAGGAGCTGGTTGAGGTCGTGGACAGTCAGCGGCCATTCCCTTTCCCTGGCCCACGCGCGCGCGTGGGCTCACGTACATAGGACACGAAGTGGCGGTTCTCCGCACCCAACTACTTCGTTACCTTACCTAACTCTTGACGATTTCTTGACACTCGGACGGGCGTGATCGAACGTCCGTCCGTGCTGGTTCCCCACTCCGAGTCAAGTGGGACCAGGCCCTGCGCCTATGGTTGCTCCAGCACTCCAGGACCGCCTGCCGCTCGCGTTAGGACAGCAAGGACAGCGATGCCCCCCAACACCACCGCCTCCACGGGTCAGCAGCCCGGCAAGTCCGGCAGGAAGAAGGGGCGCAGAGCCCGCCTGATCGTTCTCGTGCTGGTGCTGGCCCTCGTCGGAGGCGTCACCGGCGGGGCGTACTGGTCCGTCAGTACCGTCCGAGCCTCCTTCCCGCAGACGAAGGGCTCCCTCACGCTCGCGGGCCTGTCCGGGCCCGTCGACGTGAAGCGCGACGACTACGGCATCCCGCAGATCTACGCCTCCTCCGACGCGGACCTGTTCATGGCGCAGGGCTACGTCCAGGCGCAGGACCGGTTCTACGAGATGGACGTACGCCGCCACATGACGTCCGGGCGCCTGTCGGAGATGTTCGGCAAGAGCCAGGTCGACAACGACGAGTTCCTGCGGACCCTGGGCTGGGAGCGGATCGCCGAGGAGGAGTACGACAAGACGCTGTCGGCCTCCACCAAGAAGTACCTCCAGGCCTACGCCAAGGGTGTCAACGCCTACCTGGACGGCAAGGACGGCAAGGACATCTCCCTGGAGTACGCGGCGCTCGGGTTCACCAACGACTACAAGCCCGAGAAGTGGACCCCGGTCGACTCGATCTCCTGGCTGAAGGCGATGGCCTGGGACCTGCGCGGCAACATGCAGGACGAGATCGACCGCGCCCTCATGACCAGCCGCCTCGGCCCCAAGCAGATCGCGGACCTGTACCCGGACTACCCGTACAGCCGCAACAAGACGATCGTCCAGTCGGGCCAGTACGACGAGGTCACCAAGACGTTCGAGCAGAGCGGCGCCACGTCCTCCGCGGGTTCGTCCACGGCGTCCACGAGCGGCACGACGGGCACGGCTCCCAGCTCGGGCACCGCCGGCCTGCAGAGCCAGCTGTCCGGCCTGCAGAACGTCCTGGACGACCTCCCCACGGCCGTCGGCGTGAACGGCAACGGCATCGGCTCCAACTCCTGGGTGGTCCGCGGGAAGTACACCATCACCGGCAAGCCGCTGCTGGCCAACGACCCACACCTGTCGGCCTCGCTGCCGTCCGTCTGGTACCAGATGGGCCTGCACTGCCGCTCGGTCTCCAGCACGTGCCAGTACGACGTCAGCGGCTACACCTTCGCGGGCATGCCCGGCGTGGTCATCGGCCACAACCAGAACATCGCCTGGGGCATGACCAACTCCGGCGTCGACGTCACCGACCTCTACCTGGAGAAGCTCTCCGGCGACGGCTACCTGTACGACGGCAAGACGGTGCCCTTCACCGCGCGCGAGGAGACCATCAAGGTCGCCGGCGCCGCCGCCAAGAAGATCGTCGTCCGTGAGACCAACAACGGGCCCCTGCTGTCCGACCGCAGCTCCGAACTCGTGAAGGTCGGCAGGAAGGCCACCGTCGACACCGCCGCCCCCGACCGCGGCGACGGCTACGGCATCGCGCTGCGCTGGACCGCGCTGAGCCCGGGCACCACCATGGACGCCGTCTTCGCCATGGACAAGGCGACGAACTGGAGCGACTTCCGCGCCGCGGCCGCCCTGTTCGACGTGCCCTCGCAGAACCTGATCTACGCCGACACCAAGGACAACATCGGCTACACGCTGCCCGGAAAGATCCCCACGCGCGCGCAGGGCTACGACGGCTCCGTCCCGGCGCCGGGCTGGGACGCCAAGTCCCGCTGGACCGGCTACATCGACCAGGACGAGCTGCCGTACGAGTACAACCCGTCGCGCGGCTACATCGTCACCGCCAACCAGGCCGTGGTCGACCAGTCCAAGTACCCGTACACGCTCACCACGGACTGGGGTTACGGCGCCCGCAGCCAGCGCATCACCGACCTGATCCAGTCGAAGATCGACGACGGCGGCAAGATCTCCACCGACGACATGCGTCAGATGCAGCTGGACAACAGCAGCGAGATCGCCAAGCTGCTCGTGCCCAAGCTGCTGAAGATCGACATCGAGGACAAGGACGTCCGCCAGGCGCAGAAGCTCCTGGAGGGCTGGGACTACACCCAGGACGCCGACTCGGCGGCGGCCGCCTACTTCA
Above is a window of Streptomyces sp. DT2A-34 DNA encoding:
- a CDS encoding MFS transporter, with amino-acid sequence MASTVTIEPSKDSSAPSRPGYGQLLRTRGAWTFLLPGFAARQPFAMLTISIVLLVQHTTGSYGAAGAAAAVTGVSMALFAPYSGRLADRYGQRVVLVPGVLVHTLSGLTLTALALNHAPLWALFVAAVPTGASVPQIGPMVRARWGVKLQGSPLMTTAAAFESVTDELTFVVGPLLATALCTAVDPAAGLVTEAALTLLGGLLFAAQKSTQPSVTVAGHARVEHTSALRVPGVRVLIVTFLGIGSVFGGMQVSLAAFTESIGEPGLNGVLYGTFAAGNMLSGIACGAIAWKVAPQRRLVLGYAALALAASGLWAAHSVLVLAGLGLLVGMCIAPALITGYTLVEDLVPAGARTEAFTWLTGAVALGQAAAVTVAGQLEDRFWGGAGFLVPMGGTMLALATLMALRSRLAARPGGRTVARGVGHRVPVAVD
- a CDS encoding potassium/proton antiporter, with the translated sequence MTVHDLNQLLLVCSLVLLVAVAAVRISSRSGLPSLLVYLGIGVLMGQDGIGGIRFDDAELTQVIGYAALVVILAEGGLGTKWKEIRPALPAASGLALVGVSVSVGVTATAAHYLVGLEWRQALIIGAVVSSTDAAAVFSVLRKIPLPSRVTGTLEAESGFNDAPVVILVVAFSQSGPIEHWYALLGKITLELAIGAAIGIAVGWLGAWGLRHVALPASGLYPIAVMAIAVTAYAAGASVHGSGFLAVYLASMVMGNARLPHWPATRGFADGLGWIAQIGMFVLLGLLVTPHELGDDILPALAIGLVLTMVARPLSVVACLVPFRVPWREQALMSWAGLRGAVPIVLATIPMVGGVEDSRRIFNIVFVLVVVYTLLQGPTLPWLARKLHLGQGPEAADLGIESAPLERLRGHLLSVAIPEGSKMHGVEVNELRLPAGAAVTLVVRDGKSFVPLPTTVLRLGDELLVVATDPVRDAAERRLRAVGAGGKLAGWLGTNGATGTRRPNRR
- a CDS encoding penicillin acylase family protein → MPPNTTASTGQQPGKSGRKKGRRARLIVLVLVLALVGGVTGGAYWSVSTVRASFPQTKGSLTLAGLSGPVDVKRDDYGIPQIYASSDADLFMAQGYVQAQDRFYEMDVRRHMTSGRLSEMFGKSQVDNDEFLRTLGWERIAEEEYDKTLSASTKKYLQAYAKGVNAYLDGKDGKDISLEYAALGFTNDYKPEKWTPVDSISWLKAMAWDLRGNMQDEIDRALMTSRLGPKQIADLYPDYPYSRNKTIVQSGQYDEVTKTFEQSGATSSAGSSTASTSGTTGTAPSSGTAGLQSQLSGLQNVLDDLPTAVGVNGNGIGSNSWVVRGKYTITGKPLLANDPHLSASLPSVWYQMGLHCRSVSSTCQYDVSGYTFAGMPGVVIGHNQNIAWGMTNSGVDVTDLYLEKLSGDGYLYDGKTVPFTAREETIKVAGAAAKKIVVRETNNGPLLSDRSSELVKVGRKATVDTAAPDRGDGYGIALRWTALSPGTTMDAVFAMDKATNWSDFRAAAALFDVPSQNLIYADTKDNIGYTLPGKIPTRAQGYDGSVPAPGWDAKSRWTGYIDQDELPYEYNPSRGYIVTANQAVVDQSKYPYTLTTDWGYGARSQRITDLIQSKIDDGGKISTDDMRQMQLDNSSEIAKLLVPKLLKIDIEDKDVRQAQKLLEGWDYTQDADSAAAAYFNSVWRNILKLAFGNKLPKELRVQGQCLWVDPVNTTGPADETEKVRECGEREADQAQPDGGDRWFEVVRTLMDDPESDWWTTPKSLTRPGAAHNRDDLFKRAMIDARWELTAKLGKDIDTWSWGRLHRLFLKNQTLGTDGPSFLQYVLNRGPWKLSGGEATVNASGWNAAGGYGVVWVPSMRMVANLGDLDKSKWINLTGASGHAYSAHYTDQTDKWADGELLDWSFSDDAVDESTSDTLVLRP